From a region of the Deinococcus metallilatus genome:
- a CDS encoding diacylglycerol/lipid kinase family protein, which yields MTSPTGPATGSSLQDAVLIYNAAAGGRQGASPEELVAALREAGFEAEYRETASEDDLDRVLADTHGTVFVAGGDGTVRGVALRLIGRQGVQLGLIPMGTSNNIATTLEIMGRPLDVARAFQGARVRPLDVGRVSAPWGEDLFLEACGCGAFAEVLAAYDPEEPKSPLRAVTALLKTLTSFEPLPLTLTTDDRPQPEVLTAVLEVMNIKATGNGLRLATTADPSDGRLNVVQVDAGNRDGLLAYLAALARDDFEALPSVQADEVSRVEIPYFGQVFHLDGEVRSALPGVLGCVRIRVEPGALQVLIPPQAAEKPSEQG from the coding sequence ATGACCTCTCCGACTGGCCCGGCCACAGGTTCAAGCTTGCAGGACGCCGTCCTGATCTACAACGCTGCGGCGGGGGGCCGACAGGGGGCCTCGCCGGAAGAGCTGGTCGCCGCCCTGCGTGAGGCGGGCTTCGAGGCCGAGTACCGGGAGACGGCTTCCGAGGATGACCTGGACCGCGTGCTGGCAGATACCCACGGAACGGTGTTCGTGGCGGGCGGCGACGGGACGGTCCGGGGGGTGGCGCTGCGGTTGATCGGCCGTCAGGGCGTGCAACTCGGCCTGATCCCGATGGGTACCTCCAACAATATCGCCACGACCCTGGAGATCATGGGCAGGCCGCTGGACGTTGCCCGGGCCTTCCAGGGCGCCCGGGTGAGGCCGCTGGACGTGGGCCGGGTCAGCGCGCCCTGGGGCGAGGATCTGTTTCTGGAGGCCTGCGGCTGCGGGGCCTTCGCCGAGGTGCTGGCGGCCTACGACCCCGAGGAGCCGAAAAGCCCGCTGCGGGCCGTGACCGCCCTGCTGAAGACGCTGACATCCTTCGAGCCGCTCCCGCTGACCCTGACCACCGACGACCGGCCCCAGCCCGAGGTGCTGACGGCGGTGCTGGAGGTGATGAACATCAAGGCCACCGGGAATGGGCTGCGGCTGGCGACGACGGCCGACCCCAGCGACGGCCGGTTGAACGTGGTTCAGGTGGACGCCGGGAACCGCGACGGGCTGCTGGCCTACCTGGCCGCCCTGGCCCGCGACGACTTCGAGGCCCTCCCGAGCGTCCAGGCGGATGAGGTGAGCCGGGTCGAGATCCCCTACTTCGGGCAGGTCTTCCACCTCGACGGCGAGGTGCGGTCTGCCCTCCCCGGCGTCCTGGGCTGCGTCCGGATCAGGGTCGAGCCGGGAGCGTTGCAGGTGCTGATTCCCCCACAGGCTGCTGAAAAACCGTCGGAACAGGGTTGA